In the genome of Eggerthella sp. YY7918, one region contains:
- a CDS encoding YveK family protein, protein MTLLELIKLMRKHLKLVIALPIACALATAMVSWLFLPNQYSASVSMYVLTKSSSEDGAIASADLTASQMLTNDVATLIKNDRVQNDTAKALHMDSLKGYSTAVESQATTRVITLTVTGESAQTVAIVANQLAKTADDVAQEVMDVRSVNAIDQALEPTSPSGPPRTMYTAVAFLAGIFLAIAVVVLLDMLNTRVRNPEEAEELLGIPVIGRIPTIRS, encoded by the coding sequence ATGACTCTTCTTGAACTCATAAAGCTTATGCGAAAGCATTTGAAGCTTGTTATCGCACTTCCCATCGCGTGCGCCTTGGCGACCGCAATGGTTTCCTGGTTGTTCTTACCCAACCAGTACTCAGCAAGTGTTTCTATGTATGTGCTGACCAAATCAAGTTCCGAAGATGGTGCCATTGCGAGTGCCGACTTGACGGCAAGCCAAATGCTTACCAATGACGTGGCGACGCTCATCAAGAATGATCGTGTTCAAAACGATACTGCTAAAGCTCTTCATATGGACTCTCTGAAGGGGTACAGTACTGCTGTTGAAAGCCAGGCCACGACGCGTGTTATCACCCTCACGGTAACCGGTGAGTCGGCGCAGACGGTGGCTATTGTGGCCAATCAGTTGGCTAAAACCGCCGACGATGTGGCTCAAGAAGTCATGGATGTTCGCAGTGTCAATGCCATCGATCAGGCGCTTGAACCCACGTCGCCCTCTGGTCCGCCTCGTACCATGTACACGGCAGTGGCTTTTCTTGCCGGGATCTTTTTGGCGATAGCTGTTGTTGTGCTGCTCGATATGTTGAACACGCGGGTGCGCAACCCCGAAGAAGCCGAAGAGTTGCTGGGCATACCGGTCATTGGCCGTATTCCCACCATCCGGAGTTAG
- a CDS encoding CpsD/CapB family tyrosine-protein kinase, which produces MAKKKKQTSNQLEVQNAAKTLFANIRFMSPDNPVRSLVLTSSVPNEGKSTCAVELARAIATSGKTVILVEADMRRRTLASLLNVRPAAGVYSVLTDATPLSAAVVSTSTPNLSFLDVEPNIPNPADILSSKRYRKLVTLLEENYDYVLFDTPPVGTFIDAAILSTLVDGTVMVVKPNSTKRAELVDAYEQLKKADAHVLGICATFCEGTGSEYYYAYYTNSGERVKPDKGREVSQQSVAVSRGSRAQTPTPHVGQADVRRTAATQASNRAGYVAAATKTKGRGAR; this is translated from the coding sequence ATGGCAAAGAAAAAGAAGCAAACGTCCAATCAACTTGAAGTGCAAAATGCAGCGAAAACGTTGTTCGCGAACATCCGCTTCATGTCGCCCGATAATCCCGTTCGTTCTCTTGTCCTGACCAGCTCGGTTCCCAACGAGGGAAAGTCAACGTGTGCGGTAGAGCTGGCGCGCGCCATTGCAACTTCAGGAAAAACGGTCATTTTGGTGGAGGCGGATATGCGTCGTCGCACCCTCGCCTCGCTTTTGAACGTACGACCTGCCGCAGGGGTGTATTCGGTGCTGACTGATGCGACACCGCTCAGTGCAGCAGTGGTCAGCACATCGACACCCAACCTGTCGTTTCTTGATGTGGAGCCGAACATCCCGAATCCGGCAGACATTCTTTCGTCGAAACGCTACCGCAAGCTTGTGACGCTACTTGAAGAGAACTACGACTATGTACTGTTTGACACGCCGCCGGTGGGGACCTTCATCGATGCAGCTATTCTGTCCACCCTCGTGGATGGCACAGTGATGGTAGTGAAGCCGAATTCAACGAAGCGGGCCGAGCTTGTAGACGCGTATGAGCAGCTAAAGAAGGCGGACGCGCATGTGTTGGGCATTTGCGCGACCTTCTGCGAAGGTACGGGGTCGGAATATTACTATGCGTATTACACCAATTCGGGCGAGCGTGTGAAACCAGACAAGGGTAGAGAGGTTTCGCAACAGAGCGTCGCAGTATCTCGCGGATCCCGCGCTCAAACACCGACACCGCATGTAGGGCAGGCGGATGTGCGTCGTACCGCTGCGACCCAGGCTTCGAATCGGGCGGGCTACGTTGCTGCAGCTACGAAGACGAAGGGTCGCGGTGCGCGATGA
- a CDS encoding tyrosine-protein phosphatase, producing the protein MHCHILPGVDDGARSLSESLAMLEAAKRAGVTSIVCTPHVRDPYFDYEAMLDAFEFLVAHADGFPLTMGWEVNHAKLMDLGMEWIDRLHFDGTKEFLLELSTRAQKSDFREYERTIFELQGKGYQVIIAHPERYRAIQEDVEIARELVKMGCKLQASADFVAGGRMGAEKRPARRLFDENLYTYIASDAHCVQHYDYLAEARQKYRVRGAHARL; encoded by the coding sequence ATGCACTGTCATATCCTGCCCGGCGTTGATGATGGTGCCCGCAGCTTGAGCGAGTCGCTTGCCATGCTAGAGGCCGCTAAGCGTGCAGGTGTTACTTCAATCGTGTGTACGCCACATGTGCGCGACCCGTACTTCGACTATGAGGCGATGCTGGATGCCTTTGAGTTTCTGGTGGCGCATGCGGATGGGTTTCCTCTGACTATGGGCTGGGAGGTAAATCATGCGAAGCTGATGGATCTGGGTATGGAATGGATAGATAGACTGCACTTCGATGGCACGAAAGAGTTTTTGCTGGAACTGTCGACGAGGGCGCAAAAGTCTGATTTTCGAGAGTATGAGCGCACTATTTTCGAACTGCAGGGCAAGGGGTATCAGGTGATTATTGCGCATCCCGAGCGTTATCGGGCCATTCAGGAGGATGTCGAGATAGCACGGGAATTGGTGAAAATGGGATGCAAGTTACAAGCATCGGCAGACTTTGTGGCTGGCGGGCGTATGGGCGCCGAGAAGCGACCTGCACGACGACTGTTTGACGAGAATTTGTATACCTACATTGCAAGCGATGCTCATTGTGTACAGCACTACGACTACTTGGCTGAAGCACGGCAGAAATACCGTGTTCGCGGTGCACACGCGCGTTTGTAA